In Bacteroidota bacterium, the genomic window CTATTTGCCAGGCCAATTCAAAGTTGCCATGCGTAACAGTAACGCCAGTTTTCAAGTTGTAACGTGGGACAAGCTCTACGTCATTCCCTTCTATACCAGGCTCATCGGAATCGGAGTAGGTCGCCTGTATTAAAGCAAAATTTGTGAACAGAGAAAGACCCGCCCGATTATTTTTCTTCAAAAACGGTCGCAGCACGTCAAATTCAGCGTACAACTCGAGTCCATAAATAGATGCGTCTGCGACATTGGTGCGGTACCGAAAAATTCTATCTACGAGATTATTAAACTGCGGATTGGGTTCGCTGCGCAGGACAGTGCCAATCCGATCTTTGTAGGCCAAATGAAACAGGCTGATGTCGTAGTTTAATAAACCGTATGATGCACCCCGCGCGCCTAACTCAACATTAAACCCGCGCTCGTCCTGGATATCAGGATCCACTTCCAGTCTTCCCACTGATACGCGTATGTCGTTAAAGTTAATCGCCCGGTAGTTTTGGGAAATGTTACTATAAAACTCGAGCGATGGGCTTTCTTTGTAACTCGCTCCCAGGCCAAAAAACACAAAGGAACGTGTTCTATCCCGGACCTCGTCTATCTGCTCATCCAGCAGAATATTTCCAGCAAGATCGCGAACTGTATTACGATAATAACCTTCCGCTTCAGTCCGTATATACTCAAAACGCGCACCAGGTACGAAGCTTAACTTAGGCCCCATATTCAGGATTTTCTCTGCGAAAAAAGAGAAATTGGTATTAGGCAAGTCAAAATCTGAGCCCTCTAATAATGTTGGATTGTTGTACTCAAATACTGCATCGTTTTCAGCCGAGCCCTCTCCTTGCATACGGTCTGTAAATCCTTTGTAATACCGCATACCCAGTAAGAGGACAGAGAAATCATTCAAGAGAGGATAGCGGTGAATAAATCGCGTCTCATTGCCCCAATTAGAAAAACGATCGCTGATAAAGTCCCGGTTTCCGCCAAAGTCGATGCGGTCGATACGCCCAAGATTGCCCAGTGCATCTCTGCCGGCGCGCAGGGCAAAGAAGCGCGTATTGAGGTTTGTGCGACCAGACAGTGCATAATCAGAGGAGAGTGCAAATAAATTCCAATCCACAGCAAACCAATTTCGTTCGCGATTCGATTGGCGGGGATTGTCTGCAAATTGGGTATCTGTAAGTCCACCCGGTTGCTGGGCGAGGTAAGACATGTAGGTATACTCACCCTTGATGGACCATGCAGGCGTTACGGCATATCGCAATGCGCCGTACACGACGTCTTGATTCAATCCTTCATTCGGACGCCAGCCATCGCTTTGTTTACGCTGATAGAATGCATAATAGTTTATCTTACCAGCAGTTCCGCCGAGGCTATTAAATGAGTTAAACAACCCAAATGCCCCCAATGTCTGCATCGAGGTGAGGCTGAAGGGTTTATCTGCATCACCTTCTCTGAACCTGAAGTTTATGACCCCGCCAAACTGCGTACCGTATTGCAACGAAGCCGCTCCGCGAATGACCTCAATAGACTGCAATGCCTGCACAGGTGGAGTATAATAACTTTCCGGATATCCAAGCGC contains:
- a CDS encoding TonB-dependent receptor; protein product: MPIELVTIAVSPSADLTDSTYFNVLATVNTLPNGQFTVSDLAAGDYGLTAFFAGKKLERRVVKIDKVDIMLSIILEDLETSLEEITVDAENQGAFGLKRLRAVERDGIYDAKKNEVVVIDEITANLATNNSRQVYAKVAGLNIWESDGAGIQLGIGGRGLSPNRSSNFNTRQNGYDIAADALGYPESYYTPPVQALQSIEVIRGAASLQYGTQFGGVINFRFREGDADKPFSLTSMQTLGAFGLFNSFNSLGGTAGKINYYAFYQRKQSDGWRPNEGLNQDVVYGALRYAVTPAWSIKGEYTYMSYLAQQPGGLTDTQFADNPRQSNRERNWFAVDWNLFALSSDYALSGRTNLNTRFFALRAGRDALGNLGRIDRIDFGGNRDFISDRFSNWGNETRFIHRYPLLNDFSVLLLGMRYYKGFTDRMQGEGSAENDAVFEYNNPTLLEGSDFDLPNTNFSFFAEKILNMGPKLSFVPGARFEYIRTEAEGYYRNTVRDLAGNILLDEQIDEVRDRTRSFVFFGLGASYKESPSLEFYSNISQNYRAINFNDIRVSVGRLEVDPDIQDERGFNVELGARGASYGLLNYDISLFHLAYKDRIGTVLRSEPNPQFNNLVDRIFRYRTNVADASIYGLELYAEFDVLRPFLKKNNRAGLSLFTNFALIQATYSDSDEPGIEGNDVELVPRYNLKTGVTVTHGNFELAWQIALVDEQFSDATNAARTPTAIEGLIPAYNVMDISSRYTFNRFRLEAGINNLADTRYFTRRATGYPGPGIIPSVGRSWYLSAGVKL